tttcaggtCGAGTTCTTTACCACATGTTTCTTTAATgccttttatatactactgtcatgccttacatactcggtactttatttgtactgacgtcccttttgcctggggacgctgtgtttcatgcccgcaggtcccgatagactggttgagagttctccaagtaggctatcagctcagcggaagatgttggtgtgctccatttgatccggagttgcctatttggtcagtatgatttgaatatgtattgattagtatggcggggctctgtcccgacctttatgatatttatgtactctttgaggcttgtagacaaatgtcatgtatacggatactggtatggccttataggccagtacgtcatatgtataagtcagtatattaagttgggtcaccctatattgagtatttcctaatgttttattctacttatctcacgatagCCTCTACGGcttagttatctatgatagtatgatacgaaaagatacgtcatgttggtactcggttgagtaaggtatcgagTGCCCGTTgcagcccatcgatttgggtcgtgacagaagtggtatcagagcagttccatcctagggagtctacaagtcgtgtctagtagagtcttgtttatgggtgtattgtgcaccacacttataagcaggaggctacatggcatttaggactgtcactctttcttcttactctagatcgtgtggtagagctcagttgtcaGAAAGGCATACAATGAAATCTACATCCAGAatgacagttggtaagagattgaatgtggctgtggaagagttgagtcagaggaactcgattttgcgtcatgcttatgatgagtaaatgtaaggccttcagtagatatgtgtgtactacgacgtgtgagcctcttgataaggatccctaaggcatgaatatctatctacccctatggtaaaaagtaatgagagaatcagaaggtagatacaagtttcaacaagtaaaagaagctaggtgaagaaggatcccagttagtgaagattatctgtatttacaattcaggcagagaaatataagtattCCGAGttaatttcaacaataacaaagatatattcacttgacaacacccatttcagttatgctcCGTGGGAGCTAACcgatataatttaagagaaggatgggatatcagcatccagctagggttagagtaacccaaaattgtggacggattattatcattagctcacatttccgagggatattgcaaacgtggtaatggttttccttgtgagacacccagatggtgcactctagaatagtataatcagatatgaatactagaatgttcagaaatttcagaagattggcattggaatcctagaagggataaatatttacctttgtatggctctcgaccctagtaaagagagagtgttaggcgacccgaagagcaaGTGAGTTGAATCGAGGGGGGATAAAAGTGAAATaatgttttgaagaagttttcataataaggtgatatacaaaaatattagcaggagaataagaagaaagtaaatgaatcattatgagtaagatgcgataaatggatgataacggaAATCAATATGACAAgactacagattctatagtcaagtgaaggaaaagacaagaagttacaggccttgagataataaaagagtataagccataaagtcatgtccccatttcgagaaatgagttggtgactcaaacgtgattaccaaaaggaaaagttagacccccggagtaacagaaattagtatgggctagtgaataagataaactgaataTGAATTCGGGAccaaaggatttgataatagttgacatcgtgagaatttcagagaccGCGTTCCGGCAATtattgaatggacaacagaagaataacctttaaaggtcattcaggaagacgcttccctaaaacaagcgttgtgagtagagttaagcttaagggactaagtgtgccagttacactaggtgtcaccttcgtgCGTAAGAAATTTAGTTATCCATGGTACAGAAAAGTTACCACAAGGCAAGTAAAAGTCCGTGGAAaggtgaaaagacgccaaagatgaagaggtaaaatatttataggtaaatcttcatagcaataaatgttagtactcccataaagggggaagatggtgtgatatggtattaagtcggagttattttgttaaggtaactatggaatagtaaaggaagaatgtggtagaaaggcaaaaggaatgaaattgcatttattcagatcctacggatatgatacgactccagaatattatgtaagcatgacgatGGGGAGAGGCAgaaagggttccatcactagatgttattgataaataagtgcaaatgaacactggatacataaggagccagtgtgcggggtaagttaagacaaaggatataacccaagaaagattacgcaaaATATAGGTAAgagaatggactaacgtgtagttagtagttgattcaggaagaaccTAGCCATGGATaaataagaggatacagacaaattagcaggttgtgcaagataaacatagcgaAACCCAACATAGGAAATTTAGTCTCGCgaatatgatgacatcgtaatccttgagaaatattcagataggagttggagttgttaaaggtaccgtataagtgttacaaaaATAAATGGTGCCACTGAGTACACAATCCAAAAGTttcagttcagaatcaaccttacgagcacaagggcgcggaggtaagtaattaaggataattaaaGGTGAGTAAGAACGTCAAAAATTCTTTctagtatacgatgtaataagatcGCAGCCttacaggagtcaaagggtcCCCCCTAagtctacaaagaaagactaaCTGAGGGAATaagaaagaaggcttcaacttaagcatagtgacataaggaagaaatggtcttgtaacaactgtctcacaacaacattgtatgcactccataagaaaatggcacctatcgtggctaatgaatgggaaaaaaaaatcaaaagatgatatttaagatcatatgagttacaggaaattccagtaattgtgggcaatgagataagctatgtattcatgcaacaagtggtagaACGACCATGAAAAGCAATCGCTTATGGTAAAGGACAACTAAGaaaacatgagaagaattatccgacccacaatttagagttagccgcggtgattcatgcactaaagatgtggaggcactatttgtatggcattcaatttgatatctatacagatcataagagccttcaatatatcttcaatcaaaaggaattgaatttacgtcaaaggagatggttggagctactgaaagactatggcattgatattttataccatccggggaaggcgaatgtagtagccgatgccctcaTCCGTAGATATATGGGTACCCTGTCATATTTACTGccagagaagtgtgggatagcccatgagattcatcaactagctagtcttggagttcgattactagactcaggtgataccggagttactattcaggacacgataacatcctctttagtaactaaagtgaaggaacgccagtatgaggatcacgtgctagctcattacagagatacatcccctGAAAATaagaatacaccatttgagattacaggagatagagtcctcagatatcgaggtcgattatgtatTCTAATgtagcaggttatgggagaagctcactattctcattattcTATTCATGCAGGAGCGACgcagatgtatcatgatatcaagggaatatactggtgggatggaatgaagaaggatatagcagagtttgtttcTCAGTgacctaattgtcagcaggtgaagattgagcatcagaaacccgatggattattacaggctataaagattccgacttggaaatgggaagtgattaatatggatttcatcataggcttacctcgtacccaacgtaagttcgattctatatgggttattgtcgcTAGACTTACAAAAGTAGCCATTCTCTGTCTGTCAGGACTACTTACTCAATAGAGGATTATGCAAAGCTTTACATCAGGGAGATAGTACGaattcatggtgtccctatatctattatctcagatagaggtgttcagtttacagttaatttctggaagtccttccaaaaaggattggggactcagataagttttagtacaacatttcatccccagacagacagTCAGGCTATacatactattcagacactggaggatatgctacaggcttgtgtgatggacttcaggggtagcggggatgatcatcttccacctattgagtttgcatataataatagttattattccaccattcagatggctccatacgaagctctttatagACTAAAGTGTAGGTCTCCTATatgatggttcgagattggggaaactaagttagtaggaccagattTGCTACAACAtgtagttgagaagattaagcttataaaggaaaggctattagcagcacaGAGTCGTCATAAGTCCTATgtagataatcgacgacgagacttggagtttcaggtagatgactaggtattcctaaaggtatcaccgacgaaatgcgttatgagattcggtaagaatgGAAAGCTtatccctcggtacattggaccttataagattatacgcagagtaggccaagtagcatatgagttaaacttgccttccaaattggagtaTGTACATCCATcctttcatgtgtctatgatccgtaggtgtattggagatccctctaaagtcattctAGTTGATAATGTTCAGgttacagagcagctatcatatgaggaagctcccattgctatactagatagacaagttcggagattaaGAACTAATGATGTAGATTCGGTTGAAGTACTTTGGATTGACAATAAtatggaggagatgacttgggaagctgaagaagaaatgaagactgGGTATCCTCAATTTTTTTCCACTTCcggaggaggatcagactgagacatcacaacctttaggtacgtatatggtacttgattcttatgttagatattgttattggtcgtgtgaggccattggtgttattgatgattttGGCCATGTGTgactttgtattgttgggttttatgtgtgacaagttggtagtagtaccattacagaggagactctgccaaaatttctatagatttctgagagtttaacattcgaggacgaatgtttctaaggggggaagattgttacaccctatgcGTCCCAAGATGactaatgaatatgagacttgttaatcatgatttaaatgattttaaaatcataatatgtctatatatgatgtttggatagaaaatatgaagtttgagaaaaatcagattaaagttgcggaaacactgactaaggatttgccatgtaacagagctttttgagaaatatatttcgtgtgctatatgaggtatttttgggacatattatatatcaaattgaaggtcttggaatataGTTTACAACGCACTTAACCGTTTATTCATACAACACCCGACTTAAAAAGTTATATGCGTTGGAAGAAGGGTCAATCAAAGGGTACCAAGTATCACCTTTATGACTTTTAAAACAATTAGGATATTTGcatcccatctcgtctctttctccaaTTTTTCAGAGAGCtcgcccaaataacacccctaaatttactcttaagctctctatAAGATCTTCAAACATTATTATCATCCCGGAcatgaaatcaagaagcgataatattaaaacgatccctacgatgtaagtatcactatatcgcctctctttttctttgtggtTTGAGTTTTAGAAGGTAATGCATAGTTAAGAAAATGTGTAATTTctatatttaagtgtttaaatatcaaggaaggttgataaattcatttcctaatagttagaactcacgggacggtgatcggaagccgtaagtttgagttatttgacttgtagtggactgttttgtgggctgtttcatGTTGcatttgggctgtatatttttctactgcttaatggagttttggaggataaatGGTGTGGATAAACACTACATAATGACGGAATgatgggctggtcgttcatcgttacattattttaagttgtttgacactactttggttgtcgttttatgtatgaagtgattagggtgtgtgggctgttttgtgtttTTTATGATGGtaataaggttggaaaatgattctcacatatttttattgttgtgttcttgttgttgttggtatatggtattggaggagggcctagttacaggggagatacttcccaaatttacgtaaacgaactactagtttaagttgcggacttaacTTTTACTCagtactgattttgaatctccttatgatgtggtagattgaattgagttatttgaagaatttcttggaaggtattatggactcaacggagttaaggtatgttaaggctatccctcctttccttttggcattatccgtacgatacaaacgaaacgagcaaatatgcaactttcataaatgactctattcatagaaatactagagatgtctatattcttgattccccatgtgaattattattatatcctttgttcatgggtctcagaaaaatacgtatttgataaagtttgtcagAAAGGCATTTCaattgattttgtgagaaatacgtattccccatttcatgcatttaaacgttcatgcatttatacatatttcttatacggtttgggttgtgataatttataggggtaattatgatgtggtgagactctacagatgttttggttgcaatattcttgggtttggtgacctacgtggtttggtcgagttagagtaATCTATTTCTAAGGGCTTGATTTTTTGctaatggattccaaagtatacTTGATGGACTCTACCGGTGTAGAGatcgtgttgtgtattgtgatttccttctggaaagaagcaagagaaaggtttctaacaaAAAGGGGTacgtaaattattggtgacttaaagttgataatgggattcttgtgcttgtcacatgatggcataatagatgtggtatgttgtgctggattaggatttacatgtacagggtgacagttcagtcttgaagagaagataatgaatgttggacagcatggtcagtttcagatattttgatgagtgttataactgcttggtaatacctgagaagggtgcgcatttcagaagccgcgttgtattttgacttacggatattTATCGGTATtacggtactcacatggttgatagactgttgatattcaaattttgccaagtggcacgggagaacttttaaagtatctctcgtgggatgatcgtgtatgagagaggtgttaggcattcgggcagtAGATGGAATCAAAtgtggtgattcgcgtgttctatagatttggagattgggagttctcaaaagtatattgtttcgggttgcggcctatttgaggtgagtatcttattttaactcagtggatgcactagttgtgttaattatttgtgatagttgtgcgctataagtgtgcatatatgtgaggtttgagccaatgtgcgggcaatGGGGCaggtatttatactcgaaagaatgcttaggctatgatttgcctagagttgactgttaagcataaaatTAACGTTTCTTATGTTCTTACCTTTATTCAGAATTATCAGGGCTACACTTatggttacaaagaggctaattctctgaataaatggggtagttactatttctgcgttaaattaccgatttgaagtgtgatagcggactttgcacatgcttacactatggcattTATACAAATCCAgcagcatgagaatcttatttcattatcatatacgtgtgtacttgtttaattgctcttgtatgatatgttGGGGctagaggcctgtgaccatgccaggcgattcatattattggcatgtgagtcatccgtgccgtgtgtgagaattttatttctatgataatttatctaatttattaatttccttcctctacaattgtgcacatgcacctacggttatcctcgtcacaaaatttgaggagttggttgtaacattttGGTTgtgtggtgcttgttgaacttgcaatatggctctcttccttgagacatctcccatatttgggtacacgaatTGCATAGTGGTGGCTGGAGCTATATTGATGTGGTGTGTCTGTAGggtagttgtgtttaataatataaggttattggacctagaatgagtaaTATCAGGTTTGAAGTATATTCGGGAAGATAATATTGAAATtcagcttagaaagtgattatggttctggttggggcgagagaggtCCATTACTTGTTGATCTGACAAGGGGTCTTGAGATTTCTGTgtatttctttcattatcagcagtgtgcaAAAGTTTTAGAACgaagttttgtttgatatggggtttaatattattaccgggttactttggagtagttaatgtgatagaaaatggtgctgcgagcatgcgagttgtgtagtatgttaagtgattatatctggggttatggttatggctcaatacagcttgttcagactcatacagtgaattgatgtgagattcaggtcttgaaaagaaattctaaatgttggaaattgaattccaaggtttatgggctaaggttgaagtactaatttttaattatgttgtgttgtcaggcctatatattTTACACGGAATAGAGTGGCATAGGAtcaccccgggtacgtgcgtggtaagatggaacagtgatgtggtggcttggaaacaactcatggcaagttcgaggacgaacgtatatttaagtgggggagaatgtaacaacccggcgggtcgttttgagtatcataaccctgttcccccatttactgctcaatttatgccttacggttgatttatgacttattgggttagttggttcgggtccggaaagatttcagagtgaaatgagacacttagtctcataattgaaatcttaagttaaaatagtgactggatgttgacttatatgtaaacgatcccggaatggaattttgatgattacaatagctccgtatggtaattttggatttaagagcgtgttcgaaaaattatttggaggtccgtagtagaattaggtttaaaatggcgaaagttgaatttttggaaagtttgaccggggggttgactattgatattggggtcggaatccgattccgaaaattgaaataggtccgttatgtcatttatgacttgtgtgcaaaattagaggtcaatcggacttgattcgataggtttcggcatcgaatgtagaagttgaaaatttcataatagactaaagtcaagtgagttcgcacaagacctaacttcaaataagCATAACTTTAAGGACACAAagttttatatggtgtattacctatcaaatgaaagatatttgagtctagtttctaacgcttcaaaccgtttgtcatttaaacattcctacaagacgttatgaccaaattaccaaagtctAGAAAAATACAAttttgcgatcgcaaaactgcttatGCGACCACAAACTGGTCatagaatggaccagaagagacCGGTTCTGGGCACTGATTTTGTGatcaattttgcggcccgcatacccattctgcggtccattatgcgatcgcagacctgctttcggagggttaagtTTTCTATTTTAATAACCCGATCCAATTTTGATAAATAGGGCTTTGGGGCTTAtattggggcaattatctgatgattttagagagaagtgagagttttctagagagaggaagtagatgaagtgtcttgttcatcaaattcttgtccaagccttgaaatccaatgAGAAATCTCTCAAGATCTTCATCAaaaaggtaaggttctaacctctaatcttcaattttgagtttgggtaatgatgggtgattaagagtatgattcttaggtgtaagattattatttatacgtatcaataaggtttatggaaagagtcttgagttcaaatgggtaaagattgagttgaaaatgatagaaatcttcaaagacttcaattgaagatttgagggtcgagttgatgtcagtatttgatgaaatttatatggttggactcatggttggattggcgttaatattttgtatcttttgttgggttccgagacgtgggctccacaggcgatttttgagtgtaaattcggatttttgtagaaaaattagtattttgatatggaataaattcctataatttgggttgactgaatcaaattaattgtgattagattcgagccattcggaagtTGTTACGCGCAGAATAAAATTTCTgaaagcattgtttagcttgctcgacatgggattcggcttgttcgaggtaagtaactcttataatcttggagctgagggtatgaaccctgaatatacgtattatgtgaattgtttggaggtgacgcacatactaggtgacgggtgtgtgggcgtgcaccgtaggaattgtgacttggtcaaactCCATGGGactatatagttgaataatctgttgatatccgtacattctctatgtgttagagaaaattgagctaaaactcgtattaaaaatcatgcttaggcatatgttgttattgatggtacccattggggtcatttttgtggttgaataatataTTCAAATTGTAATTgttcactcagtcatgtttattcatttcatatcatacctcagtctctcttatttattgttgatgcatcatatcattgttgttgggctattttttatgacattttgagcccgagagacaggagagattgatgattgagtgaggccgagggcctgattgtgaggatgagtgtggatcggggctgcccgcctgcagcatactttattattatggcacatgagttgtacgtgcgaattctgatatgatattatagcacatgagttgtctgtgcagattatagtgcttgggctgaaggagcccctccggagtctgtacacacacccggtgaacgcatgtacctactgagtgcgagtgccgagtgccgagtgatgagtgactgggaggcatgagtgattgtgaggtatgcccgatggactgtttatgagtgattgtgaggtatgcccgaggggttgtttatgagtgattgtgaggtaagcccgaggggctgtttatgatcttatcattgagttgcatcgcattggcatgttcacatgacatacatgcatagagatgtattttctgatgctgtactgcatcacgtcattcatgatttttcatacatttttgacagatgggcatagtgatgcatttatttttacacgggttatccagaaggaaaatgaaatattttatttattattgacaagattttgggagaaatttattgttttcaaactattcacatttttggcaactcgggcaaaagatttgagttttcactgatggatttgaaaggaagagcaattatttttgaaatcatgatttggttgagcattttatctccgagttatttctggtattatttgctttatgttgttatggactgttgtggactattagttTTGGATCCGACCTTAGTgaaagttcgtcactactttcaacctaaggttaggtttgttacttactcagtacatggggttggttgtactgatactacacttctgcacattgcgtgcagatgttggctgatgttgttgctgtgctcgatggttgccggatttgaagatgtacctgcgttcttatGGTAGCTGCcgcttgttcatggtagctttagattataaaaactctgtttatgtactttacaaacagaagatgtatttacttcatatcagctttgtaaattctattcttagaaactcataatttgtactactagtccttggggagtgtattatagTCAGTTAATTAATAATTGAATCAGATTGTGTTATTTGGTTTACCTAgcaggtgaggttaggtgccatcacgactagttggattttgggtcgtgacataaaagaTCCTATACTGATACGCAATATTTTGGAGAGTCCACATAactatatgtatgtatgtatgtatgtatgtatattcaCACTCATTGTTTATCCCTGTTGGATATTGAGTTTGGGTCGCGGGTCGCCCGTATGGACTGACCCTACCCATTTAGAGGAGATAAAACGTTAAAGAGGTTACCTAGGGAAGTTGAAATACcgataaataaaagaaaaaattattgCACGTTAAAAAAATAATTGGGACGTGCGATCAGTTTATGTGAGCTGAAGGTTTTTGTTGAAAACTCTCTCTTCTTTATATATTTTCTTCCTCAACATAAAATATGTGTGAAAGATTTTCTCTAACGTAAGAAACACACCGTGATAAACAAAAAATAAGGTACTTTGTTCGTGAACAAGAATTTCGTTTCCAAGAGAGACGAAGTCGGATTTGAGCAATTGATTGAAACAGGTTCTGCAAAAACTTTCGTTGTTGTTAATAGGTAGACAAATTTGATATCCTTGTTACTCGATTTTATCTACAATGGTATCAGAGTCGATGTTGTGTATTCTATGTAGATGAATATGGATACACAGTAAAAATATAATTGGGTAAATAAAAAACGGTGCTGGAAATGTTTGCCTCATATTACCGTTTGATGCATAAGCTACGCTTGTACCTCGTGATTTCTCTTTAAATATTTCAAATTGAGAATTCATAACAATGAATGCAATCTTGGAAGAGCAACATCCATTTTTGCTCAGCGCCCCTAGATCCAAGGTCAAAGAAGAGAGAAACATTTATTCACATTcgatattttattaaaatttgatattttatgcAGAATTGAACAATTTAACCTACATGGAATTACAAGTTAAAGTGAGAATACATATTAACTATGATTACTAGCAAAATATTTTACTGAAGTGTAAAAGCTAAATGCGAATAATAGATTTTCGAGGATGGTGAAGTTTGTGATCAGGTTTGATCTACTCCTTTATTGACGTACGCCCAATAGGTCCATTTAAATCTAACATTGACCAATTGAATGGTCTTTACTCTTTATAGTTTATTTACTCAGAGATTGATCAATGCTTGAATTTTTTAATGTTGGGGAAAGATTAAGTAAGCACAACTTACTAAATAATAGTAGTATAAAAGGATTAAAAAAAGTTGGTGGTGTAAATTAGGGCAAACACAATTATTTTAAGGAGCCGACCTTTTCTGCTAGATTTATGGTCATCGTATTCGTCACCATTTCAAACCCAATATTTTATGTAGCCGACCATTTTCTTGCTTccttaataatttttatttattatcgCGAACATCATTCTGCCTTCTCCCTTTACTTTAAGGTAGCTAAAGTTGCACATGTGAGCATTATTATTAAACAAAGGATATAATATCCTTGAAGAGTACCTAAGATTAATAAAACACCCAGATTAAGATGAAGAGAGAAAGGGAgaaaaataaagcaaaagaaaaaggaaaaaaagagataAGGGAAGGTTCacaaaatttgaaaaagaaaTGAAATATAAAGGAGCTTTTACTAAGTATATATACCTTGGCCTCTCAAACTGAATATAATAAGTTTGCCTATACTGATGTTACTGT
This region of Nicotiana tomentosiformis chromosome 4, ASM39032v3, whole genome shotgun sequence genomic DNA includes:
- the LOC138910542 gene encoding uncharacterized protein; the encoded protein is MVPLSTQSKSFSSESTLRAQGRGGATQMYHDIKGIYWWDGMKKDIAETTYSIEDYAKLYIREIVRIHGVPISIISDRGVQFTVNFWKSFQKGLGTQISFSTTFHPQTDSQAIHTIQTLEDMLQACVMDFRGSGDDHLPPIEFAYNNSYYSTIQMAPYEALYRLKFEKIKLIKERLLAAQSRHKSYVDNRRRDLEFQVTEQLSYEEAPIAILDRQVRRLRTNDVDSVEVLWIDNNMEEMTWEAEEEMKTGYPQFFSTSGGGSD